The Sporosarcina luteola genome contains a region encoding:
- a CDS encoding nicotinate-nucleotide adenylyltransferase — translation MKKVGLLGGTFNPPHIGHLIMANEVKHALQLDEVRLMPTSIPPHKADPSDATPNQRLSMVELAVSGIPGLSASSFEVDRGGISYTFDTIKALKEQEPDTDFHFIIGGDMIDMLPNWYKIDELMKIVKFVGVGRPGTEGKTHYPIAMVQIPEIDLSSTLIRNRLQTGGTIQFLVPEKIGTYIRQEELYGIRRADNGS, via the coding sequence ATGAAAAAGGTTGGATTGTTAGGCGGCACTTTCAACCCACCACATATTGGACATCTGATTATGGCGAACGAAGTGAAGCACGCATTGCAATTGGACGAAGTCAGGCTCATGCCCACTTCAATCCCGCCGCATAAAGCGGATCCATCGGATGCAACGCCGAATCAGCGGTTGAGCATGGTGGAGCTTGCAGTTTCGGGGATTCCTGGACTTAGTGCATCTTCTTTTGAAGTTGACCGAGGCGGGATCTCCTATACATTCGATACAATAAAAGCATTAAAGGAACAGGAGCCAGATACGGATTTCCACTTTATCATCGGCGGCGATATGATCGATATGCTGCCTAACTGGTATAAAATCGATGAACTGATGAAAATTGTGAAGTTTGTCGGGGTTGGCAGGCCGGGTACTGAAGGTAAAACACACTATCCGATTGCGATGGTTCAGATCCCTGAAATTGACCTGTCTTCAACACTGATCCGAAACCGGTTGCAAACGGGCGGTACAATCCAATTTCTTGTACCAGAAAAAATCGGGACATATATCAGACAGGAGGAACTTTATGGAATCCGCAGAGCTGATAATGGATCTTGA
- the rsfS gene encoding ribosome silencing factor: MPTLLETAYTAVDDKKGQDIVVMNMEGVSLIADQFIICHANSERQVQAIAREVADKAAENEYEVKRVEGLDNGRWVLVDLGDVVVHVFHKDERGYYNLEKLWGDAPLLKMENGQ; the protein is encoded by the coding sequence ATGCCAACATTACTTGAAACAGCTTATACTGCCGTAGATGATAAAAAGGGGCAAGATATTGTCGTAATGAATATGGAAGGGGTTTCCCTTATTGCGGACCAATTCATTATCTGTCATGCGAACTCCGAGCGGCAAGTGCAAGCGATTGCCAGGGAAGTTGCCGATAAGGCTGCTGAAAACGAATATGAAGTGAAAAGGGTTGAAGGCCTCGACAATGGAAGATGGGTCCTCGTCGATTTGGGCGATGTCGTTGTCCATGTATTCCATAAAGATGAGCGCGGCTATTATAACTTGGAGAAGTTGTGGGGAGACGCTCCATTGCTGAAAATGGAAAATGGGCAATAA
- a CDS encoding YqeG family HAD IIIA-type phosphatase, translated as MYKIFLPDEYVKDIFQISPEALKEKGIKGIITDLDNTLVEWDRPEATPEIREWVRMMQEAGLQVTILSNNNQSRVESFCGPIGTPFICDARKPLAKNFKKALAMMGLKKDEAVMVGDQLMTDVLGGNRFGLHTILVVPVASSDGFVTKFNRMIERRIMAKLKRQGLIKWEE; from the coding sequence TTGTATAAAATTTTCTTGCCAGATGAATATGTAAAAGACATCTTTCAAATTTCTCCCGAAGCTTTAAAGGAAAAGGGGATTAAAGGAATTATCACAGACTTGGATAATACCCTAGTGGAATGGGATCGTCCGGAAGCGACGCCTGAAATTAGGGAATGGGTACGAATGATGCAGGAAGCCGGCCTCCAAGTGACAATCCTTTCGAATAATAATCAAAGCCGGGTGGAATCTTTCTGTGGCCCGATTGGCACGCCATTCATTTGCGATGCCAGGAAGCCGTTAGCGAAAAATTTCAAAAAAGCCCTTGCGATGATGGGCTTGAAGAAGGATGAGGCCGTCATGGTCGGCGATCAGCTGATGACAGATGTTTTGGGTGGCAACCGTTTCGGCCTCCATACGATTTTAGTCGTGCCCGTCGCAAGCTCGGACGGATTTGTCACGAAATTCAATAGAATGATCGAAAGAAGAATCATGGCGAAACTGAAAAGACAAGGATTGATTAAATGGGAGGAATAA
- the greA gene encoding transcription elongation factor GreA: MVSEKKYPMTASGKKKLEEELEFLKTVKRKEVVERIKIARSYGDLSENSEYDSAKEDQAFVEGKISSLESMIRNSVIITEDELNTDEVQLGRTVTFKELPDGDEETYTIVGSAEANPIEGLISNDSPIAKGLIGKGKGDEVKITTPGGEMSVVIVEIK; encoded by the coding sequence ATGGTATCAGAGAAAAAGTATCCGATGACTGCGTCGGGTAAGAAAAAATTAGAAGAAGAGCTTGAGTTTCTTAAAACTGTTAAACGCAAAGAAGTTGTAGAGCGCATCAAAATTGCACGAAGCTATGGTGACCTATCGGAGAACTCGGAGTACGATTCTGCTAAAGAAGACCAGGCATTTGTAGAAGGAAAAATCTCTTCTCTGGAATCGATGATCCGCAACTCCGTAATCATTACAGAGGATGAACTGAACACTGATGAAGTCCAACTTGGTAGAACGGTTACATTCAAGGAACTGCCTGACGGAGACGAGGAGACCTACACCATTGTCGGCTCAGCTGAAGCGAATCCGATTGAGGGATTGATTTCCAATGATTCACCTATTGCAAAAGGCTTGATCGGCAAGGGTAAAGGCGACGAAGTGAAAATCACAACTCCTGGGGGAGAAATGTCGGTCGTTATTGTTGAAATCAAGTGA
- the yqeK gene encoding bis(5'-nucleosyl)-tetraphosphatase (symmetrical) YqeK gives MESAELIMDLEKRLPRKRFEHVLRVTETAKELAKRFGVPACKAEQAALFHDIAKFMEPSDMRRLIEDNGEDVKLLSFHHELWHAAAGRIIAEQDFGVQDQDVLNAIRYHTTGRAGMSDLEKLIYIADLIEPGRDFPGITELRKAANLHLDEAMRACIVHSVLYLIDRNAAVFPDSIECYNEHVQRI, from the coding sequence ATGGAATCCGCAGAGCTGATAATGGATCTTGAAAAAAGATTGCCAAGAAAACGCTTTGAACATGTACTGAGAGTGACGGAAACGGCTAAGGAATTGGCTAAGCGTTTCGGTGTTCCGGCATGTAAAGCGGAACAGGCAGCATTGTTCCACGATATTGCGAAGTTCATGGAGCCTTCCGATATGCGAAGATTGATTGAAGATAATGGGGAAGATGTAAAGTTGCTTTCGTTCCATCATGAACTTTGGCATGCAGCTGCTGGACGTATCATCGCTGAGCAGGATTTTGGCGTCCAGGATCAGGATGTCCTGAATGCTATTCGCTATCATACAACGGGCAGAGCAGGCATGTCCGACTTGGAGAAGCTCATCTACATCGCCGATCTTATTGAGCCGGGTAGGGACTTTCCAGGCATTACTGAGCTGCGTAAGGCTGCCAATCTGCACTTAGACGAAGCGATGAGGGCTTGCATCGTTCATTCAGTGCTGTATCTTATCGATAGGAACGCGGCTGTGTTTCCCGACTCCATTGAGTGCTATAATGAACATGTGCAAAGAATTTGA
- the sigK gene encoding RNA polymerase sporulation sigma factor SigK, whose translation MSGFVMALVQLWVEVPAMVGYIRGQAFRRPLSKAEEADCLQRLAEGDESARDELIERNMRLVAHVVKKFHPKHEQLDDYISIGTIGLMKAVNSFTLDRKTKLATYAARCIENEILMYLRTQKKVQKDVSLFDPIGTDKDGQSLQIADLLQTDEEAPIDTVQQKEQKERLYRHLGKLDGRELEIIQRRYGLLDDQPMTQKEIAQQLNISRSYVSRIEKRAIVKLYQLFKHEYNE comes from the coding sequence ATGAGCGGGTTTGTCATGGCCCTTGTCCAACTGTGGGTCGAAGTTCCTGCTATGGTCGGCTATATCAGGGGGCAGGCATTCCGTCGACCGCTTTCTAAAGCGGAAGAGGCTGATTGTTTGCAACGGCTGGCAGAAGGTGATGAAAGTGCGAGAGATGAACTCATTGAAAGGAATATGCGCCTTGTCGCTCATGTCGTAAAAAAATTCCATCCAAAACACGAACAACTTGACGACTATATTTCCATCGGTACAATCGGGCTCATGAAAGCCGTGAACAGTTTCACGCTTGATCGTAAGACGAAACTCGCGACGTATGCTGCCCGCTGTATAGAAAATGAGATACTGATGTATTTACGAACGCAAAAGAAAGTGCAGAAGGACGTATCGCTCTTCGATCCGATCGGAACGGATAAAGACGGACAGTCCCTTCAAATAGCAGATCTGTTGCAGACCGATGAGGAAGCGCCAATCGATACCGTACAGCAGAAAGAGCAAAAGGAAAGATTATACCGCCATCTTGGAAAACTGGATGGAAGAGAATTAGAAATCATTCAAAGAAGGTATGGTCTACTTGACGACCAACCAATGACTCAGAAGGAAATTGCGCAGCAGCTCAACATATCAAGAAGCTATGTCTCACGTATTGAAAAAAGAGCTATTGTCAAACTGTACCAGCTATTCAAGCACGAGTATAATGAATGA
- the aroE gene encoding shikimate dehydrogenase, with product MKKWYAVIGDPVAQSKSPLMHEAWFRENGMDASYIPIHVEVDHLEDAVASLKRLGCSGWNVTVPHKSAIIPFLDQIDEEARRMNAVNTVKVLEDGTLFGTNTDGRGFVRSLEEFGASPANVGELLIIGAGGAAAGISFALESAGYGPINITNRTVEKARQMSESLPGSSALPLEEAKLAIGTFGLIVQTTSVGMNFAQSGFPLDPSGISEGATVADIIYNPLETEFLRCAREAGGKTMNGIGMFVHQGALAFELWTGIYPDTKKMIQSITTQLGGK from the coding sequence ATGAAAAAATGGTATGCAGTGATCGGTGACCCGGTTGCGCAATCGAAGTCTCCCCTCATGCACGAAGCATGGTTTCGGGAAAATGGAATGGACGCATCCTATATACCGATCCACGTAGAAGTGGATCATTTAGAGGATGCAGTTGCTAGTTTGAAACGATTAGGCTGCAGTGGTTGGAATGTCACCGTCCCTCATAAAAGCGCAATCATCCCTTTCCTCGATCAAATTGACGAAGAAGCTAGACGGATGAACGCGGTCAATACGGTGAAGGTCCTTGAAGATGGTACCCTCTTCGGAACGAATACTGACGGGCGTGGTTTTGTGCGCTCCTTAGAGGAATTTGGAGCTAGTCCGGCGAATGTCGGTGAGTTGCTGATCATAGGAGCAGGTGGGGCTGCTGCAGGTATTTCCTTCGCGCTTGAATCGGCCGGTTACGGTCCGATTAACATAACCAACCGTACAGTCGAGAAAGCAAGGCAAATGTCAGAAAGCCTACCGGGAAGTTCAGCACTACCTTTGGAAGAGGCGAAACTGGCAATCGGAACATTCGGTTTGATTGTTCAAACGACATCTGTCGGAATGAATTTTGCTCAAAGTGGATTTCCGCTCGATCCATCCGGTATATCTGAGGGTGCGACGGTCGCTGACATCATCTACAATCCACTGGAAACCGAATTTCTCCGCTGTGCTCGTGAGGCTGGCGGCAAGACGATGAACGGGATTGGCATGTTTGTCCACCAAGGGGCATTGGCCTTTGAGCTTTGGACAGGCATCTACCCCGATACGAAGAAAATGATTCAATCAATTACAACTCAACTTGGAGGAAAATAA
- a CDS encoding YrrS family protein, protein MKGNEPRFSRVNRKKMRNRSNRLLNSMIGLVILLILIVGASIITGNNDDEGKENASEEKVLDEAGSSDDETQQEENDPISDSEDEEGADGHNDAEGDDAEESSSPSKEAEGTTGSEDGTKENDEPGIVTIVPGTDEIIKETITNPAWKPIGTDQSGEHISQYEANSIDYIEKKKAIAYATGFSEDELFYKRVKNGGGPQNSIGIVTTKDGSKIFRVYIEWIDGEGWKPVSMDVLKTLDFDY, encoded by the coding sequence ATGAAAGGGAATGAACCCAGATTCTCGCGTGTCAATCGCAAGAAAATGCGCAACCGCAGCAATCGGCTATTAAATAGTATGATCGGGCTTGTCATCTTATTGATTCTCATTGTAGGTGCTTCCATCATAACTGGGAATAATGATGATGAAGGAAAAGAGAACGCCTCTGAAGAAAAGGTGCTCGATGAAGCCGGTTCATCCGACGATGAGACACAACAGGAAGAAAATGATCCCATCTCCGATTCAGAAGATGAAGAGGGAGCGGATGGACATAATGACGCGGAAGGTGACGATGCGGAGGAGTCTTCATCACCTAGCAAAGAAGCGGAAGGAACTACGGGCAGCGAGGATGGCACTAAGGAAAATGATGAACCTGGCATTGTGACAATCGTTCCGGGCACTGACGAAATCATTAAGGAAACTATCACCAATCCAGCATGGAAACCGATCGGCACAGACCAATCGGGTGAGCATATTTCACAATATGAAGCCAATTCTATAGATTATATCGAAAAGAAAAAAGCTATTGCGTACGCGACTGGCTTCTCTGAAGATGAATTATTCTATAAGAGGGTTAAAAATGGCGGCGGACCACAAAATTCAATTGGAATCGTTACAACGAAGGATGGATCTAAAATATTCCGCGTTTATATCGAGTGGATTGATGGGGAAGGCTGGAAGCCGGTTAGTATGGACGTTTTAAAAACATTGGATTTTGATTATTGA
- the yhbY gene encoding ribosome assembly RNA-binding protein YhbY translates to MLTGKQKSYLRSEAHHLQPIFQIGKGGLTEPIIKQIEEALEARELIKVSILQNCEEDKNTIALKLQEAGIEVAQVIGKILVLYKESKEKKRIVLP, encoded by the coding sequence ATGTTAACAGGTAAACAGAAAAGTTATTTACGAAGTGAAGCGCATCATCTTCAACCGATTTTCCAAATCGGAAAAGGCGGCTTGACGGAACCGATCATCAAGCAAATCGAAGAGGCGCTCGAAGCACGTGAGTTGATTAAAGTGAGTATTCTACAAAATTGTGAGGAAGATAAGAATACGATTGCCTTAAAACTGCAAGAAGCAGGAATTGAAGTAGCTCAAGTGATCGGAAAAATCCTCGTGCTTTATAAAGAATCAAAGGAGAAAAAGCGGATCGTTCTGCCGTAA
- the udk gene encoding uridine kinase, giving the protein MDKRKPLVIGIAGGSGSGKTSVTNRIYDVFKEHSVVVIEQDFYYKDQSHLAFEERLLTNYDHPLAFDTDLLIDHIGKLLDRETIEKPVYDYALHTRSEQKIAIEPKDVIILEGILVLEDERLRDLMDIKLFVDTDADLRIIRRLMRDINERGRTIESVIEQYLSVVRPMHNQFIEPTKRYADIIIPEGGHNEVAVDLMVTKIKTILEFGTNL; this is encoded by the coding sequence ATGGATAAAAGAAAGCCTCTTGTCATCGGCATAGCCGGTGGTTCGGGATCAGGGAAGACAAGTGTCACAAATCGAATTTATGACGTTTTTAAGGAACATTCAGTTGTTGTCATAGAACAGGATTTTTATTACAAGGATCAATCCCATCTAGCATTTGAAGAAAGATTGTTGACGAACTACGATCATCCGTTAGCATTTGATACGGATCTGTTGATAGACCATATCGGAAAGCTGCTTGATCGGGAGACAATCGAGAAGCCGGTTTATGATTATGCGCTTCATACAAGATCAGAACAGAAAATAGCAATTGAACCGAAAGATGTTATCATCCTTGAAGGAATTCTCGTTTTGGAGGATGAGAGGCTCCGTGATTTGATGGATATTAAACTCTTCGTCGATACGGACGCGGATTTGCGAATCATCAGGCGTCTGATGCGGGACATTAATGAGCGGGGACGCACAATCGAGTCAGTCATTGAGCAATACCTCTCTGTCGTCCGTCCGATGCATAATCAATTCATTGAACCAACTAAACGGTATGCGGATATTATCATTCCAGAAGGCGGTCATAATGAAGTTGCAGTCGATCTGATGGTCACGAAAATAAAAACAATTCTTGAATTTGGAACGAACTTGTAA
- the mtnN gene encoding 5'-methylthioadenosine/S-adenosylhomocysteine nucleosidase, with product MKIAVIGAMEQEVEILRGKIESPTSREIAGCEFIEGNMGQHDVILVKSGIGKVNAAIATTVLIQEYQPDAILNTGSAGGFKESLEVGTIVISDEVRHHDVDATAFGYEIGQVPGMPPSFPADEKLIRIAKEAVEEVGEHEYAVGLIASGDVFMSDAARVEVVKGQFPAMIAAEMEAAAVAQVCHQFGTPFVVIRALSDIAGIKSSISFDEFLPLAAKHSSEIVMRAISKF from the coding sequence ATGAAAATTGCGGTCATTGGTGCAATGGAACAAGAAGTTGAAATTTTAAGAGGGAAGATTGAGTCGCCAACTAGTCGTGAGATTGCTGGTTGTGAGTTCATAGAAGGTAATATGGGTCAACATGATGTCATACTTGTCAAAAGCGGCATTGGAAAGGTGAATGCGGCGATTGCGACGACAGTGCTTATTCAGGAATATCAGCCTGATGCGATCTTAAACACCGGTTCAGCTGGTGGTTTTAAAGAATCCCTTGAAGTTGGTACGATTGTCATTTCTGATGAAGTAAGACATCATGATGTTGATGCAACGGCCTTTGGTTATGAAATCGGACAAGTTCCAGGAATGCCTCCATCTTTCCCGGCGGATGAAAAGCTTATTCGAATTGCGAAGGAAGCGGTCGAGGAGGTCGGCGAGCATGAGTATGCTGTCGGATTAATCGCTTCCGGTGATGTGTTCATGAGTGATGCGGCGCGCGTCGAAGTTGTAAAAGGACAATTCCCTGCAATGATTGCAGCTGAAATGGAAGCCGCCGCAGTTGCGCAAGTATGCCATCAGTTTGGAACACCATTTGTCGTTATCCGTGCGTTATCCGATATCGCAGGCATAAAATCATCGATTAGTTTTGATGAATTCTTACCTCTCGCAGCGAAACATTCTTCGGAAATTGTTATGCGTGCCATCTCGAAATTTTAA
- a CDS encoding O-methyltransferase, translated as MKDFESYISDLREEDNPLLREMEEFAAEHRIPIMDRSGMETFIGLLRIQRPKLILEIGSAIGYSAIRMVSALEDASVITIERDKERHASAVNYIERSGFGDRITIIEGDALLLSDESIPPLQYDALFIDAAKGQYKRFFEKYSEHVAKGGIIYCDNMFMHGAVMLPDEEVPKRNRTMIRNLKEFTSWVMKHPNYETSLLPVGDGILVAVKKRD; from the coding sequence ATGAAAGACTTTGAATCCTACATTTCCGACTTGCGGGAAGAAGACAATCCGTTACTCCGTGAAATGGAGGAATTCGCCGCAGAACATCGGATTCCGATCATGGACCGGAGCGGAATGGAAACGTTCATCGGCCTGCTTCGAATACAACGACCGAAGTTAATACTTGAAATCGGAAGCGCAATAGGCTATTCTGCTATCCGGATGGTTTCTGCCTTGGAGGATGCATCAGTCATCACAATTGAGCGGGACAAGGAGAGGCATGCATCTGCTGTGAACTATATTGAACGAAGCGGATTCGGGGACAGGATAACGATCATCGAAGGAGATGCCCTTCTCTTATCGGATGAATCAATTCCACCCTTGCAATATGATGCCCTTTTCATCGACGCTGCAAAAGGACAATATAAACGATTCTTTGAAAAATATTCCGAGCATGTGGCAAAAGGCGGCATCATTTATTGCGATAATATGTTCATGCATGGTGCCGTGATGCTTCCCGATGAAGAAGTGCCGAAACGGAATCGGACGATGATCCGTAATCTGAAAGAATTCACTTCGTGGGTCATGAAGCATCCGAATTATGAAACCTCATTGCTGCCGGTCGGCGACGGCATACTGGTTGCTGTAAAAAAGAGGGACTGA
- a CDS encoding DUF1292 domain-containing protein, translating to MEHGQETMTVVDEHGVEHVCEVIFTFESEDFGKSYVLYHILGEDEVGDDEEVEIHASAFIPSEDNEDGELLPIETDEEWDMIEEMLNTFLEEEEDEE from the coding sequence ATGGAACATGGACAAGAAACAATGACAGTCGTAGACGAGCACGGTGTGGAGCATGTATGTGAAGTGATTTTCACATTCGAATCAGAGGATTTTGGAAAATCATACGTCCTTTATCATATTTTAGGCGAAGACGAAGTGGGCGATGATGAAGAGGTGGAAATTCATGCTTCTGCTTTCATCCCATCTGAAGATAACGAAGACGGCGAGCTATTGCCGATCGAGACTGACGAAGAATGGGACATGATCGAAGAAATGTTGAACACATTCCTTGAAGAGGAAGAAGACGAAGAATAA
- the ruvX gene encoding Holliday junction resolvase RuvX — MRVMGLDVGSKTVGIAISDALGWTAQGIETIKIDESAGQFGMSRIQELVAEYTITSFVVGFPKNMNNSVGPRGEASERFAEMLEEAFGFPVTLWDERLTTMAAERMLIEADVSRKKRKTVIDKMAAVMILQGYLDSKNR; from the coding sequence TTGAGGGTAATGGGATTGGATGTCGGTTCCAAAACGGTCGGTATTGCAATCAGCGATGCACTTGGGTGGACAGCCCAAGGCATCGAAACGATTAAAATCGATGAAAGCGCCGGCCAATTTGGCATGTCCAGAATTCAGGAGCTTGTAGCTGAATATACGATCACCTCTTTCGTAGTCGGATTTCCGAAAAACATGAACAACTCCGTAGGTCCGAGAGGGGAAGCATCCGAAAGGTTCGCTGAAATGTTGGAAGAGGCGTTCGGTTTTCCTGTCACCCTTTGGGATGAGCGGTTGACGACGATGGCAGCAGAACGCATGTTGATCGAGGCCGATGTCAGCAGGAAAAAGAGAAAGACTGTCATCGATAAGATGGCGGCAGTCATGATACTCCAAGGGTATCTTGATTCAAAAAATAGATGA
- the mltG gene encoding endolytic transglycosylase MltG has translation MDNGSKKDQMFEKMIEQKKEVKIVRRIVFVVALVLIIGGLIGGRAVYKYISEALQPVDPNSEEVIEVEIPIGSGLTSISEMLEEKGLVKDAKIFKYYAKFNNESQFQAGSYGLTKAMTLDELIESLKTGKVYRTPVFTMTIPEGLTLDQIAATVQKRIGIPEKEFLDYVNDEQTIADLMGRYPNILTEEILKEDVRYPLEGYLFPATYPFYEEKPSVETVVTTMLNATSDNITPYYAFLESKEKSVHWLLTFASLLEREATSNTDRETIASVFYNRMDEGMPLQTDPTVLYALGKHKDRVLFEDLKVENPYNTYVHTGLPPGPIANAGRSSIEAVVDPSFTEYFYFLADKEGNNHFAKTYDEHLANRAKYID, from the coding sequence ATGGATAATGGTTCAAAAAAAGATCAAATGTTCGAAAAGATGATTGAACAGAAAAAAGAAGTGAAGATTGTCAGGCGTATCGTTTTTGTTGTCGCGCTCGTTCTGATAATCGGCGGCCTGATCGGGGGTCGGGCGGTCTATAAATACATAAGTGAGGCCCTTCAACCGGTCGATCCGAACTCGGAAGAAGTGATTGAAGTGGAAATCCCGATTGGTTCGGGCTTAACGTCTATTTCAGAAATGTTAGAAGAAAAAGGACTCGTTAAAGACGCGAAGATCTTTAAATACTACGCTAAATTTAACAATGAATCACAATTTCAGGCTGGTTCCTACGGTTTGACAAAGGCAATGACATTAGATGAGTTGATCGAGAGCTTGAAGACCGGAAAAGTGTATCGGACCCCGGTATTTACAATGACGATTCCAGAAGGTTTGACGTTGGACCAAATTGCAGCAACCGTGCAAAAGCGGATAGGCATACCTGAAAAAGAGTTTTTGGATTATGTCAATGACGAACAAACAATTGCCGACCTGATGGGACGATATCCGAACATCCTTACAGAAGAAATATTGAAAGAGGATGTCCGATATCCGTTGGAAGGGTATTTATTCCCTGCGACGTATCCATTTTATGAAGAAAAGCCATCGGTGGAAACGGTTGTGACGACAATGCTGAATGCAACATCGGATAATATCACACCATATTATGCATTTTTGGAAAGCAAAGAGAAATCGGTCCATTGGCTGCTCACTTTTGCCAGTCTGCTTGAAAGGGAAGCGACTTCAAATACAGACCGCGAAACGATTGCAAGCGTCTTTTACAATCGGATGGATGAAGGAATGCCATTGCAGACGGATCCTACGGTGCTTTATGCATTAGGCAAACATAAGGATCGAGTCCTATTTGAAGATCTGAAAGTCGAGAATCCGTATAATACGTATGTCCATACAGGCCTACCTCCAGGTCCGATTGCAAATGCCGGTAGATCTTCAATTGAAGCGGTCGTAGATCCTTCCTTCACAGAGTACTTTTATTTCCTTGCCGACAAGGAAGGGAATAACCATTTTGCGAAGACGTATGATGAGCATTTAGCAAATCGAGCAAAATATATTGATTAA
- the yqeH gene encoding ribosome biogenesis GTPase YqeH, whose amino-acid sequence MGGISLERLTCIGCGIEIQSEDPKKEGYAPAASLEKEEVICRRCFRLRNYNELQPVSLSGDDFLAILNGIGEKDGLIIKVVDIFDFNGSWINGLQRFVGKKDILLIGNKSDILPKSINRNRMINWMKTESAKLGLKPIDVLLISAYKGHGMEEALNAIDTYRKGKDVYVVGCTNVGKSTFINRIIKNATGMGEVITTSHFPGTTLDLVEIPLDDGKAIFDTPGIINNHQIAHHLDTKDLKAITPKKELKPKVFQLNAEQTLFIGGLARFDFISGDRSSFTIHVSNELPIHRTKLENADSLYATHLGEMLSPPSGDSLEKMPPLVRHEFSIKKPKMDLVISGLGWITIQHPGVVVAVHAPRGVDVVLRPSLI is encoded by the coding sequence ATGGGAGGAATAAGCTTGGAGCGACTTACATGCATAGGTTGTGGAATTGAAATTCAATCAGAGGACCCGAAAAAGGAAGGGTATGCACCTGCAGCTTCTTTGGAGAAAGAGGAAGTCATTTGCCGCCGCTGCTTCCGCTTGCGGAATTACAACGAATTACAGCCAGTTTCCTTATCAGGCGATGATTTCCTAGCTATATTGAATGGCATCGGCGAAAAAGACGGGTTGATCATCAAAGTCGTTGATATATTTGATTTTAACGGTAGCTGGATCAACGGCTTGCAGCGTTTTGTCGGTAAAAAAGACATTCTTCTGATCGGCAATAAGTCCGACATTCTTCCTAAATCAATCAACCGAAACCGTATGATCAATTGGATGAAGACAGAGTCAGCGAAGCTAGGCTTGAAGCCAATTGATGTATTGCTCATTTCTGCATATAAAGGGCATGGTATGGAAGAGGCGCTGAATGCCATTGATACTTATAGAAAAGGGAAAGACGTCTATGTTGTCGGATGCACGAATGTTGGGAAATCAACATTCATCAACCGGATCATAAAAAATGCGACCGGCATGGGCGAAGTGATTACCACTTCCCATTTCCCGGGAACGACATTAGATCTTGTTGAAATTCCGCTTGACGATGGAAAGGCCATTTTCGATACACCGGGAATCATTAACAATCATCAGATCGCCCATCACCTTGATACGAAGGACTTGAAAGCGATCACGCCGAAAAAGGAACTGAAGCCAAAAGTGTTCCAATTGAACGCGGAGCAGACCTTATTCATCGGAGGTCTTGCAAGGTTCGATTTTATATCAGGTGATCGTTCATCATTTACAATTCATGTTTCAAATGAATTACCGATCCATCGGACAAAGCTTGAAAATGCCGATTCGTTATATGCCACACATCTTGGCGAAATGCTATCCCCACCGAGCGGCGATTCGCTTGAAAAGATGCCGCCACTTGTAAGGCATGAATTCTCAATTAAGAAACCGAAAATGGATCTTGTCATTTCGGGATTAGGTTGGATCACGATACAGCATCCTGGTGTCGTCGTTGCGGTACATGCACCGCGTGGAGTTGATGTAGTACTCCGTCCATCGCTAATTTAA
- a CDS encoding IreB family regulatory phosphoprotein: MNSYDKTMKFNFPEESMEQEVKQVMLHVHKALEDKGYNPINQIVGYLLSGDPAYIPRHYEARNLIRKLERDEILEELVKFYIRENGGQPN, from the coding sequence ATGAATTCATACGACAAGACGATGAAATTCAACTTTCCTGAAGAATCGATGGAGCAGGAAGTTAAGCAGGTCATGCTCCATGTGCATAAAGCACTGGAAGATAAGGGCTACAATCCCATCAACCAAATTGTCGGTTACCTCTTATCGGGCGACCCGGCGTATATCCCTCGCCATTATGAAGCGCGTAACCTCATAAGGAAATTGGAGAGGGATGAAATTCTCGAGGAATTGGTTAAGTTTTATATCCGTGAAAACGGGGGTCAGCCGAATTGA